One segment of Salvelinus alpinus chromosome 1, SLU_Salpinus.1, whole genome shotgun sequence DNA contains the following:
- the LOC139582568 gene encoding protein-lysine N-trimethyltransferase SMYD5-like isoform X2, giving the protein MAAPQDDMFSLCVDPTKVSSCVEVRFIDKIKGKGLFSKKAIKKGDTIFIERPLVSAQFLWNSLYKYKACEFCLRALETAEDNARRLSGIPDLSLPHPELCKVHPELHQACPQCQVMYCSNECRQAAADQYHRALCLGSSQEDPNHPISKLKDAWRSMHYPPETSSIMLMARMVATVKQAQDKGHWQKLFSQFCSRAANEEEEIAHKLLGEKFQGQLTVLRTLFTTALYDDHLNRWFTPEGFRSLFSLVGTNGQGIGTSSLSQWVHACDALVLTSQQREQLDSFIDQLYKDVEKETGDFLNCEGSGLFLLQSACNHSCIPNAAASFPSNNFLLHLSALSDISPGEEIGISYLDCCQRDRSRHSRHKILRDNYLFICSCPKCVSQMDELDLTSDDEEEEEEEGDDMEDEMTDV; this is encoded by the exons GGCAAGGGATTATTTTCCAAGAAGGCCATCAAGAAAGGAGACACAATTTTTATTGAGCGCCCTCTTGTCTCTGCCCAGTTCTTGTGGAATTCCCTGTACAAGTACAAAG CCTGTGAGTTCTGCTTGCGTGCTCTGGAGACGGCCGAGGATAATGCCCGTAGACTCAGTGGCATCCCTGACCTCAGTCTACCCCACCCCGAGCTGTGCAAAGTGCATCCAGAGCTGCACCAAGCTTGCCCACAATGCCAG GTGATGTACTGTAGCAACGAGTGTCGGCAGGCTGCAGCAGACCAGTACCATCGGGCCCTGTGCCTAGGCTCCTCCCAAGAGGACCCAAACCACCCCATCAGCAAACTAAAGGATGCCTGGAG GAGCATGCACTACCCTCCTGAGACCTCCAGCATCATGCTCATGGCCAGGATGGTGgccactgtcaaacag GCCCAAGACAAAGGGCACTGGCAGAAGTTGTTCTCTCAATTCTGCAGCCGTGCGGCCAACGAGGAGGAGGAGATTGCACATAAGCTGCTGGGAGAGAAGTTCCAG GGGCAGTTAACCGTACTACGAACCCTGTTTACAACGGCACTTTACGACGATCATCTCAATCGG TGGTTTACACCTGAGGGATTTCGTTCCCTCTTCTCCCTTGTGGGGACCAATGGACAGGGTATAGGTACCAG TTCTCTCAGCCAATGGGTTCATGCATGTGATGCTTTGGTGCTGACTAGCCAGCAGAGGGAGCAATTGGATTCCTTCATTGACCAACTATACAAGGATGTCGAGAAAG AGACCGGTGACTTTCTGAACTGCGAGGGTTCCGGGCTCTTCCTACTGCAAAGCGCAT GTAACCATAGCTGCATACCGAATGCGGCGGCATCTTTCCCGAGCAACAACTTCTTGCTTCATCTCAGTGCCCTAAGTGACATCAGCCCTGGAGAG GAGATCGGTATCAGTTACTTGGACTGCTGTCAGCGTGACAGGAGCCGTCATAGCAGACACAAAATCCTGAG GGATAACTACCTGTTCATCTGCTCGTGTCCAAAATGTGTGTCTCAGATGGATGAGTTGGATCTGACGTCGgacgacgaggaggaggaggaggaggagggagatgacatGGAGGACGAGATGACGGACGTCTGA
- the LOC139582568 gene encoding protein-lysine N-trimethyltransferase SMYD5-like isoform X1 — MAAPQDDMFSLCVDPTKVSSCVEVRFIDKIKGKGLFSKKAIKKGDTIFIERPLVSAQFLWNSLYKYKACEFCLRALETAEDNARRLSGIPDLSLPHPELCKVHPELHQACPQCQVMYCSNECRQAAADQYHRALCLGSSQEDPNHPISKLKDAWRSMHYPPETSSIMLMARMVATVKQAQDKGHWQKLFSQFCSRAANEEEEIAHKLLGEKFQGQLTVLRTLFTTALYDDHLNRWFTPEGFRSLFSLVGTNGQGIGTSSLSQWVHACDALVLTSQQREQLDSFIDQLYKDVEKETGDFLNCEGSGLFLLQSACNHSCIPNAAASFPSNNFLLHLSALSDISPGEEIGISYLDCCQRDRSRHSRHKILRWMSWI; from the exons GGCAAGGGATTATTTTCCAAGAAGGCCATCAAGAAAGGAGACACAATTTTTATTGAGCGCCCTCTTGTCTCTGCCCAGTTCTTGTGGAATTCCCTGTACAAGTACAAAG CCTGTGAGTTCTGCTTGCGTGCTCTGGAGACGGCCGAGGATAATGCCCGTAGACTCAGTGGCATCCCTGACCTCAGTCTACCCCACCCCGAGCTGTGCAAAGTGCATCCAGAGCTGCACCAAGCTTGCCCACAATGCCAG GTGATGTACTGTAGCAACGAGTGTCGGCAGGCTGCAGCAGACCAGTACCATCGGGCCCTGTGCCTAGGCTCCTCCCAAGAGGACCCAAACCACCCCATCAGCAAACTAAAGGATGCCTGGAG GAGCATGCACTACCCTCCTGAGACCTCCAGCATCATGCTCATGGCCAGGATGGTGgccactgtcaaacag GCCCAAGACAAAGGGCACTGGCAGAAGTTGTTCTCTCAATTCTGCAGCCGTGCGGCCAACGAGGAGGAGGAGATTGCACATAAGCTGCTGGGAGAGAAGTTCCAG GGGCAGTTAACCGTACTACGAACCCTGTTTACAACGGCACTTTACGACGATCATCTCAATCGG TGGTTTACACCTGAGGGATTTCGTTCCCTCTTCTCCCTTGTGGGGACCAATGGACAGGGTATAGGTACCAG TTCTCTCAGCCAATGGGTTCATGCATGTGATGCTTTGGTGCTGACTAGCCAGCAGAGGGAGCAATTGGATTCCTTCATTGACCAACTATACAAGGATGTCGAGAAAG AGACCGGTGACTTTCTGAACTGCGAGGGTTCCGGGCTCTTCCTACTGCAAAGCGCAT GTAACCATAGCTGCATACCGAATGCGGCGGCATCTTTCCCGAGCAACAACTTCTTGCTTCATCTCAGTGCCCTAAGTGACATCAGCCCTGGAGAG GAGATCGGTATCAGTTACTTGGACTGCTGTCAGCGTGACAGGAGCCGTCATAGCAGACACAAAATCCTGAG ATGGATGAGTTGGATCTGA